The Hydrogenobacter thermophilus TK-6 genome window below encodes:
- a CDS encoding ferritin-like domain-containing protein: protein MNKRELINLLLYDVALEHSAIVQYLYHIFLITDKNITEEIEVIARQEMRHLKWFAQKVVSLGGQVVLDRLEDMIVVGGPDWEDMLSKDVDAEQMAIETYTKQLEVVKDESVKRLLERVIKDEEDHRIEFTELKELAKESLLIEGQAQKADPKTLEVLNRFLKEEYQTIINYLYQFFHTKDCTYRDIMLDLAIESMTHMGKIGEKIGELGGMPSIEADLSPKPLRKLEEQVKQEMSYEQSTGEDYKKVVESLKDPDLQRLFRFIENQEEYHKHMLSEFFKTMRRLTVGSLKKDDGADNKLL from the coding sequence ATGAACAAAAGAGAGCTTATCAACCTGCTTCTTTACGATGTTGCCCTTGAACACTCCGCCATAGTCCAGTACCTCTACCACATCTTCCTCATAACCGACAAGAACATAACGGAGGAGATAGAGGTCATAGCAAGGCAGGAGATGAGACACCTCAAGTGGTTTGCCCAGAAGGTGGTAAGTCTTGGGGGACAGGTGGTTCTAGACAGGCTGGAAGACATGATAGTGGTGGGGGGACCAGACTGGGAGGACATGCTCTCAAAGGATGTGGATGCAGAGCAAATGGCTATAGAAACTTACACAAAACAGCTGGAAGTGGTAAAGGATGAGAGCGTAAAAAGACTGCTGGAGAGGGTCATAAAGGACGAGGAGGACCACAGGATAGAGTTTACAGAACTTAAAGAGCTGGCAAAGGAGAGCCTGCTAATAGAAGGACAAGCCCAAAAGGCAGACCCTAAGACTTTGGAAGTCCTAAACAGGTTTTTAAAGGAAGAGTACCAAACTATAATAAATTACCTTTATCAGTTTTTCCACACCAAGGACTGCACCTACAGGGACATAATGCTGGACCTTGCCATTGAGAGCATGACTCACATGGGGAAGATAGGAGAAAAGATAGGCGAGCTTGGAGGCATGCCCAGCATAGAGGCGGACCTCTCTCCCAAGCCTCTCAGAAAGCTGGAAGAGCAGGTAAAGCAGGAGATGAGCTACGAGCAGAGCACGGGTGAGGATTATAAAAAAGTGGTGGAGAGTTTGAAAGACCCGGACCTTCAGAGGCTTTTCAGGTTTATAGAAAACCAGGAGGAGTATCACAAACACATGCTCTCTGAGTTTTTCAAAACCATGAGGAGGCTCACAGTTGGAAGCCTCAAGAAGGATGATGGAGCTGATAATAAACTCCTTTAA